The Acinonyx jubatus isolate Ajub_Pintada_27869175 chromosome D1, VMU_Ajub_asm_v1.0, whole genome shotgun sequence genome includes a window with the following:
- the LOC106986790 gene encoding olfactory receptor 5AN1, translating to MTGRGNITEVTYFILLGFSDFPRILAVLFVVFLLIYIMTLTWNLCLIILIRMDSHLHTPMYFFLSNLSFMDICYVTSTAPKMLSSFFQEQQTITFVGCTVQCFVFSIMGLSESCLMTAMAYDRYAAICNPLLYSSVMSPTLCIRMVLGSYLAGFSGSVSLLCAILQLHFCGPNVINHFFCDMPQLLVLSCTDAFFVQLLTAILTMIFGIINAFIIMISYGYIVISIMKITSAKGRSKAFNTCVSHLTAVSLFYTSGMFVYLSSSSGGSSSFDRFASVFYTVVIPMLNPLIYSLRNKEIKDALKRLQKKKCSC from the coding sequence ATGACTGGGAGAGGAAATATTACAGAGGTCACTTATTTCATCCTTTTGGGATTCTCTGATTTCCCCAGAATCCTAGCAGTGCTCTTTGTTGTATTCCTGCTCATCTACATTATGACTCTGACTTGGAACTTGTGCCTCATCATCTTAATAAGGATGGACTCTCACCTCCAcacacccatgtacttcttcctcagtAATCTGTCCTTCATGGATATCTGCTATGTGACCTCCACAGCCCCCAAGATGCTCTCCAGCTTTTTCCAAGAGCAGCAAACTATCACCTTTGTGGGTTGCACCGTTCAATGCTTTGTTTTTTCAATCATGGGACTGAGTGAGTCTTGTCTCATGACAGCCATGGCTTATGACCGATATGCCGCCATTTGTAATCCTCTTCTCTATTCATCAGTCATGTCACCCACCCTCTGTATTCGGATGGTGCTGGGGTCCTATCTGGCTGGATTCTCTGGTTCTGTATCCCTGTTGTGTGCCATACTTCAGCTTCACTTCTGTGGGCCTAATGTCATCAACCACTTCTTCTGTGACATGCCCCAGTTGTTAGTCCTGTCCTGCACTGACGCTTTCTTTGTGCAACTCTTGACTGCTATATTAACAATGATCTTTGGGATAATAAATGCCTTCATCATCATGATATCCTATGGCTATATTGTCATCTCCATCATGAAGATCACTTCAGCTAAAGGCAGGTCCAAGGCTTTCAACACCTGTGTTTCTCATCTGACAGCAGTGTCCCTCTTCTATACCTCAGGTATGTTTGTCTATTTGAGTTCCAGCTCTGGCGGCTCCTCCAGCTTTGACAGATTTGCATCAGTATTCTACACTGTGGTTATCCCCATGTTGAATCCCTTGATTTACAGTCTGAGGAACAAGGAAATCAAAGATGCCTTGAAGAGGctgcaaaagaagaaatgttCCTGCTGA